cactgcgattccgtattttaagcagcagtgtgAAGAGCATGTGATAAAaatggtgcgcatacgatgcgtcactgcgattccgtaccgccacggttttttttaagcagcggtgtggccgctcctttatgctgttcattaaacaatattttgtatCTACTGGTCTATATCATCAATATAATTCTTGTTACAGGCTATCAGAAATGGGCCAGGATGTTGGTGCCCGGTTGCTGGACCTCTATTTCGTGAGGGAGAGGAACAGTAAACGGGAAATAAAACTGCTAAATATGCTGCTTTTTGTCAAGTCCACACTGTGGAAGGTAACAATAACTCcttctttttttaataccaATATTTTCGCCTCCTTTTTATTGAAGGCCATCGCATTTGAGGGCTTGGATTACTGCAAGCAAAGTTCAATGAAAGGTTACATTTAATGACAGTTTGTGATATTCAGAGAAAACTAATGCAATTAGAGAAAATAAATTCTCTAAACAGTAAGCCTGAAGTGGGTCACAAGtgatttgtttactttttaaaataagctAAGCTAATAATGCTAATAATtaggtttaaaattatttctatgGCTTAAGAATAAAGCATTTTATTCAACTAAagaatactaaaataaataataagtatgttccaccaaaattaatattaatctcaagtttttttcttttataatttatttttattttacaatttcatgagcAGTATTTATGgtttaaaaattgttaatgtatttattattatctactttagctaaaaaaacactttatttcaGAAAATAACTTGTCTGCATGCCTGTGTATCTGTCTAACATATCACCGCTAATTAGTCATTAGCAGTAATTAAAAACGGGCCAACTATTTATAACATCAATATTAActtgtctaaagcaaaataatctatttcatttaatttctatCAGCATCACCATTCATGTTGCAGGTGTTGTTTGGAAAAGAAGCAGACAAGCTGGAGCATGCCAATGATGATGAAAGAACCTACTACATCATTGAAAAGGATGCTTTAGTAAGTACCCAAGTTATACTGCTGTTGAGCCACTGCATGCCcccacaatgagggctatcgttttttgtctcactagatggcgcattgttgcgtgaggtttttaagtatgactttcaaagtctgttattacgggcgtgaaaacaaagtttagattaaaatcatattcaatacaccttaaactgtaccataaaaatatcgagcatgtcacattgctgcatagtccccgttttgttcgaaaaaaagggaagacaaaggtttccgaaagacaaaactgtctcaaaacacagatattcattgGCCCGGatcgcatatttgccataatttcacaaaatttttttgacatttcggagacctcacgctacactagcgcctctactggcgaattcatatgcgatagccctcattgagactCAGGATTTTTTGCACATTTTTGATCTGATCAGTCagcatgagagcatttataTGCCAAGAACTGATGATACAAATCTTCCACTTTTGAGAACATTATAATGATGTAGTATAgacgttttatttaataaactgtGACATAATGCGCTGTTCAAACCCCCCTTCCGCCATTGTATCGCTCCGTAACGTTTTATGAGACCCTCCCCCTAAATTGCGTTACTACGTGATACTTGAACACTCTTTGCGTTAACTACGTCTTTTCACCtccacacacaaatcacagaaactcaactatcaccaccatacTTGCCTTTCccttttatgtttgtttttcgatggagatattaaatttattatgttgTTCATTGCACAGGTAAACAAGTTCATCAGTGTACCAAAAGATAAGGGTTCTCTCAACTGCGCCACCTTTAATGCCGGCATCATAGAAGCTGTGCTCACTAAGAGTGGATTTGTAAGTCAATAATCTATCAAATTCTTACTTTTAGGAATTTACTCTGAGAAAGACAAgtcaaagtaaaacaaaaattaggctataacaagcactaatgtcaaaatagtagattgtacaacaagagcataaaacgagccattttacccaagacccACCCGAACTGGTACagtgagggtggatagacacattGAGGGGTAATATGTCCAGTAAAACACTAATAGTCCTTGAAATACACTTTATTCAGCTAGGGAGCTGTGCTTGCATGCATACATGGGAATGTGTGTGTCTACCCTACATCAATCaccttttattataaaaagcaagagagtTCTACCCacttaattataatgtacataaCATACCTTTCCCCCAAGTAACTGTACTCTAACCATAACAATATAAAGCAACAACttataacaaaaacattacattacaacttACAACAAGAACAATATCAAGCACCTACTTATAACTTCTACCAGGCTTTTCATAGGGTAATGTAGAACGGTATTTgggttttttaattactttcccTCCAGTTTGACTTGGTTCAGGAGTAGGTATTCCTAACATCTTTGCCCACTGATCTGCGCTAGGTATTTCAATAATACCCTCTTCCTGATTCCCATCTTCACTGATTACCACAACCCCTCTGTCTTTCTCCTGGGCATTTTCTGTTTCTGGCACCGTTCCTTTATCCTCTATTTCTTCGCCTCTTACTACTTCTTCGCCTCTCACTACTTGTTCGCTGTGTGGTTCCGTTTCTTCATTCGAATCTGCATTCTGTGCTGTTTTAATTAACTGGTCCATGTGCCTGTTGACTATTGAACCATCTGTTGCTTCCACGCGGTAACTCGATGGGCCCCCTTTCGAAAAAATTTTCCCTGGTAACCATCTGGGgccattaccataatttctatacattatattatgtccAACATTGCTTTGTCGCACCTTTTGGTTTGCGTTCCTGTCAATTTGCTCTTCCACTTTTTTATTGCTGACATTATCCGGGTGGATAGTATCCAAAAGTGTTCGTAGCTTCCTGTTCATCAGCAATTCCGCCGGGCTCTTATTTGTCCCAGAGCATGCTGTAGCTCGTAATCCCAGGAGCATGTTCGGGATGCGAACTTCCCACGGTACATTATCCATTTTCCGAAGTTTATTCTTCACTGTTTGCACCATTCTTTCGGCTAAACCATTTGTAGCTGGATGGTAAGGCGCTgtttttacatgttttatattattCGCCTTTAAGAAACGCTCCATTTCGCCGGATACGAACGATGTACCATTGTCGGAAACGATCATTTCGCATAAGCCGTGGGTAGCAAACAGTATACGTAAGTGTTTTATAACAGTAGCCGAGGTCATATTGGTGACCATAAACACTTCAGGCCACCGTGAGTAAGAGTCAACTGCTATCAGGAAATATTTGTTCTGAAATGGCCCCGCAAAGTC
This Choristoneura fumiferana chromosome 12, NRCan_CFum_1, whole genome shotgun sequence DNA region includes the following protein-coding sequences:
- the LOC141433068 gene encoding LOW QUALITY PROTEIN: trafficking protein particle complex subunit 5-like (The sequence of the model RefSeq protein was modified relative to this genomic sequence to represent the inferred CDS: inserted 1 base in 1 codon); this translates as MSSSRSKTSILDKLLSKGKGEVSLAXYALLFSEIVQYCQNRSHSINELQNKLSEMGQDVGARLLDLYFVRERNSKREIKLLNMLLFVKSTLWKVLFGKEADKLEHANDDERTYYIIEKDALVNKFISVPKDKGSLNCATFNAGIIEAVLTKSGFPAKVTAHWHKGTTYMVKFEDSVITRDKSLDDR